The proteins below are encoded in one region of Mycobacterium shinjukuense:
- the fadD28 gene encoding fatty-acid--AMP ligase FAAL28/FadD28, translated as MTVRSLPAVLRAWARLQPNETAFTFIDYEQDWDGVAESLTWAQLYRRTRNVARELRRCGSTGERAAIVAPQGLDYIVGFLGALQAGLVAVPLSVPQGGASDDRVDAVLRDASPVAVLTTSSVIDDVAQHVTRQPGESAASIIEVDSLDLDSPNGSDAGDENYPATAYLQYTSGSTRTPAGVMMSHQNLRSNFEQLMSGYFADSDGIAPPDATLVSWLPFYHDMGLVLGICAPILGGYRAALTSPVAFLQRPARWMHLLAGHSHPFSAAPNFAFELAAKKITDDDMAGHDLGAVLTILSGSERVQPATLQRFADRFARFNLQEKVLRPSYGLAEATVYVATSRPGQPPTLVDFETEKLSAGHAQRCATGRGTRLVSYLVPQSPIVRIVDPETRTERPQGMVGEIWVHGDNVATGYWRRPEETKRTFGATIVAPSAGTPEGPWLRTGDSGFVDDGELFIIGRIKDLLIVYGRNHSPDDIEATIQEITRGRCAAISVPGDRSTERLVAIIELKKRGDSDEAATERLSAIKREVTSALASSHGLSVADLVLVPPGSIPITTSGKVRRGACVEQYRQDQFARLDA; from the coding sequence ATGACAGTGCGTTCCCTTCCTGCCGTGCTGCGCGCGTGGGCCCGTCTGCAGCCCAACGAGACGGCGTTCACGTTCATCGACTACGAGCAGGACTGGGATGGGGTTGCGGAAAGCCTGACGTGGGCGCAGCTATATCGGCGAACCCGCAACGTCGCACGCGAGCTGAGGCGTTGCGGTTCGACGGGTGAGCGCGCGGCCATCGTGGCTCCGCAGGGACTCGACTACATCGTCGGCTTCCTCGGCGCACTGCAGGCCGGGCTTGTCGCGGTTCCGCTGTCGGTTCCGCAGGGCGGCGCCAGCGATGACCGCGTCGATGCGGTGCTGCGCGACGCGTCGCCCGTTGCCGTTCTCACGACATCCTCGGTCATAGACGATGTCGCCCAGCATGTTACGCGGCAGCCCGGTGAATCCGCCGCTTCGATCATCGAGGTTGATTCGCTCGATCTGGACTCTCCGAACGGGTCTGACGCCGGTGACGAAAATTACCCGGCCACCGCGTATTTGCAATATACGTCGGGGTCCACCCGGACACCGGCCGGCGTGATGATGTCCCATCAGAACCTTCGCAGCAACTTCGAACAGCTGATGTCCGGCTACTTCGCGGACTCCGACGGGATCGCACCGCCGGACGCGACGCTGGTGTCGTGGCTGCCGTTCTACCACGACATGGGTTTGGTGCTGGGAATTTGCGCACCGATTCTGGGGGGATATCGGGCGGCGCTCACCAGCCCGGTGGCGTTCCTGCAGCGTCCGGCCCGGTGGATGCACCTGCTGGCCGGCCATTCTCACCCCTTTTCGGCGGCGCCGAATTTCGCCTTCGAACTGGCGGCCAAGAAAATTACCGACGACGACATGGCCGGGCACGATCTCGGCGCTGTGCTGACCATCCTCAGCGGTAGCGAGCGGGTGCAGCCGGCGACGCTCCAGCGGTTCGCCGACCGCTTCGCCCGCTTCAATCTTCAGGAAAAGGTGCTGCGCCCCTCCTATGGGCTGGCAGAAGCGACGGTGTACGTGGCGACCAGCAGGCCGGGCCAACCACCCACACTGGTCGACTTCGAGACCGAAAAACTCTCCGCCGGCCATGCGCAACGGTGCGCAACCGGACGCGGTACCCGGTTGGTCAGCTACCTGGTGCCGCAATCACCGATCGTGCGGATCGTTGACCCCGAGACCCGTACCGAACGACCGCAGGGCATGGTCGGGGAGATCTGGGTGCACGGCGACAACGTCGCCACCGGCTATTGGCGGCGACCCGAAGAGACTAAGCGCACCTTCGGCGCGACGATCGTCGCACCGTCGGCGGGCACACCCGAAGGTCCGTGGCTGCGGACGGGAGACTCGGGTTTCGTCGACGACGGCGAGTTGTTCATCATCGGCCGGATCAAAGATCTGCTGATCGTGTACGGGCGCAACCATTCTCCCGACGACATCGAGGCGACGATCCAGGAGATCACCCGAGGCCGCTGCGCGGCAATCTCGGTTCCCGGCGATCGCAGCACCGAAAGACTGGTGGCCATCATCGAACTCAAAAAGCGCGGCGACTCGGACGAGGCCGCGACCGAAAGGTTGAGCGCCATCAAACGCGAAGTCACCTCGGCGCTGGCCAGCTCGCACGGCCTCAGCGTCGCGGACCTGGTGTTGGTACCGCCAGGCTCGATCCCGATCACCACAAGCGGCAAGGTCAGACGAGGGGCGTGTGTCGAGCAGTATCGGCAGGATCAGTTCGCCCGCCTGGACGCCTAG